GATGCGAGCCTGCCGGAGAACGTGGGCAAGCGGAACTACCGTGATGTGGCCCTCTTCTTCCAGGATGAGGACAACATCATCGGAACCGCCTTCATGCCGTATGTGCAGAATGTGGCGGGGTTAACATCGGTGAACTACCGCGCTGAGCCGTATTTGTTCCGTGAGGAGCAAGGCTGCTCGTTGGGGAAGATTTTCCAGCCCTGCGTGGTGGACAAACCTGAAGATCCGGTCACACCGCTGATCGAGGCCCATGCCGGCGATCCGGTCAGGATTCATCTGATCGGAGCCAACAGCGAGCAGAACGGGATGTTCGGTGTCGAAGGTCATGAATGGCCGATCGAACCGTATATGCCTGGAGCCGACATGATCAGCGTGGTCGAGTACGCAGGCTCTGAAATACTCGACGTCTTCCTGCGAGGCGGCGCAGGTGGACCCTATCGCCAGGTTGGTGACTTCGTGTGGTCCAACCAGCGGCTGCCGTACACGCAGTCGGGGCAGTGGGGGTACCTGCGGGTCTTGCCGGTGGGTGATGGCAGAATCCAACCGTTGGGCAGTGCTTCAGCCGGAAGCAAGCGAGCTGAAGAAGAACCAGCGGTGAAAGCCGTTCCGACCGCTATGAAGTAGGCGGATAGGAAGGGGTTGAAATCCAAGTGGGGGAGTCGTGTGATTCACACGACTCCCCCACTTGTGTTTTTGGTCGTTGCGCCTCTATCGTGTATGCTGTGAATACTCAATAGAGGGGGTTCATGAAGGAGGCGAGAATGAACGTTACACGGATCACGCGATTGATGACGGGCTTGGCGATCATTGCGCTGAGCGGTCAGGCTGTGGCGTATCAGGAAATCACGGTTTCTGAAGGTGGAACCATCATGGGTACCGTGAGTTTGCAAGGTCAAGTGCCGAAACCGAAAGGTTATAATCTGACGACATTGCCCGATGCGTTCTATTGCGGCCGTATTTCAGACGGACAGGGGTGGCGCATCTTGCAGCCGTTCAACGTCGGGCCGAAGGGGGAATTTCGGGAGGTCGTGGTCTATCTGGAAGGGGTCGAAAAGGGAAAACGGTTCGAAGAGGGCAGTGCTTCTCAGATCGAAGCCAAGGATTGCCTGTTCCTCCCCTTTACGACGGTGGTGAGAGACGACCAATCGGTGACGGTCGTCAACATGGATCCGGTCATGCACGATATTCAAGCCTATGAAACGTCTCATCTGGGTGCTCGAGTGCTGTTCAATGTTCCGCTGCCGATGAATCCACAACACCCTCGCAACTTCAAAGACCGTAGCGATGCTGCGATGTACCACAAGCATATGGCTGGGGCGCCGATGAAGCAATTGGTGAATCTCAGCAAGAACCGTCGGATTTTTGTCATGCAGTGCGGCTTCCATGCGTATATGGAGAGTTGGGGTGTGGCGGTGAAGAATCCCTACTTTGCCAAGGTCGACGAAGAGGGTCGGTTTACCATCACGAATGTCCCACCGGGAACCTATAAGCTGGTGGTCTGGCATCCCTATGTGAGGACTACCAATGAGCAGACGGTGGTTGTCGGCAAGAACGAGACCATTGAAGCGAATATCACGGTTCAGGCTCCGACGGGGCGGCTCTATGCCAATGAGGTGTTGGAGCACGACTATATCCGTTACAACGTGACGGAGGAGGCGCAGAAAGAGATCGAGCCGATGATCGAAAAGCAGGAACGGTGAGGTGAAAGAAACCTCTACACGAGTCACTACGAAAGGGATGCACGACTTCGATGTGTGTGTGGTGCTCATGGTTGCATGTCACGAGAGCTGTCTTCGCCATAGCCTTGTGCGGGGTGGGATGGCTCATTCCTGTCTCGGCGGTGGCCGACCATGAAAGCTCGAAACAGCCACCGCTCTGGACGCCGCTTGATGAACCGGAGCGGTTGGCGACGATGGACAACCCGGATGGGATGGTGCTGGTGGCCGCCGGAGAGTTCATCATGGGGAGCGATCCTCATAAGGATCGTGCCGCGGGTCCACAAGAGCTCCCACAACATCGGATCCACCTCGATGCGTTTTGGATGGACCGTTATGAGGTTTCAAACGTCGAATACCTGAGGTTCGTGCTTGGGACGGGGGCGGAGTGGCCGATGTTTTGGCGGGAGAGTCCCTTCCCAGAAAAGAATGCACTCCATCCTGTGATCAATGTCAGCTGGCTTGAGGCGGATGCCTACTGTCAATGGGCGGGAAAGCGTTTGCCGACCGAGGCCGAATGGGAGAAGGCGGCTCGTGGGGTGGATGGACGGATCTTTCCCTGGGGCAATGAGCCGGCCGGCTGGATGAAGAGCAACATCGCCCATTCCGGATCGAAGCGCGGATTCAAGTATCCGCCGCTGGCCAATATCAATCGGTATGATAAGGGGGCGAGCCCCTATGGGGTCTATCAAATGGCAGGCAATGTCAGTGAATGGGTGTCGGATTGGTTCGATCCTGCGTACTACCGCCATACTCAAGACAGGAATCCGCAAGGGCCTAAAACCGGAGAACTGAAAGTCTTTCGTGGCGGCTCGTGGAATGAGGACCCGGAAGTTGCTCGGTCCGCCGGTCGCAATGCGGGCCTTCCCGATCGGAGGAGCTATTTAACCGGGTTCCGCTGCGCTAAGTCCGGATCTGGCGTGACTGGTTAAGCCTCCCATTCGGACCGAGCAGATGATCGGTTGAATGTGAAGGTTCTCACCCAATGAATAATGGGTCGGAAGCGGTCACGGGTGTCTCACAAACCTTGATGAAAAATCCGATCCTGAGATGAACATGATCCCTGCGATTGATTTTGAGAAGGCATGTATTCAACCCTGGTAATTCTCCACATACTCGCCGCTATGATCTGGATAGGAGGGATGATTTTTCTCTCCCTGGTCCTGGCCCCCTTGGTGAGGGGACGGAAAGCGGTGCCGGAATTCATGGCGCTGTTTCGGTCTGCGGCCCTCCGATTTCGCCCGATTGTCTGGGTTGCCATTGCGGTATTGCTCATCACCGGACCGATGTTGTTGTCACACCGAGGCATCTCCATTATGTACCCATCTTCGTGGGCTGGGATTGTGACGGTGAAACTGACACTGGTGGGGGTGTTACTCTGCTTGACCTTGCTTCATGACCTCGTCTTCGGTCCTCAGGTCAGTCGGGTCAGTGCTATCGCAGAATCTCAGCGAACGACCGGAGAGCGAGTCATCTTCAAATCTGCTCGCTGGTTGCCGCGTCTTTCGTTGCTCATCGCGCTGGCCGTAGTCGTTGCAGCGGCGATGCTGGCACGGTCTTAAATTCACGCCGCTGTCGCCTTCTGCAACAGCGATTTGCTCCAACATGTAGAAAAGCTCCCCCTTTCTCCACGAGTTGGTTTGTCGTAAGTGTTCCCTAACTTATTGAATCTTCAGTGCAAGGAATTGTATCGCCATGCGGTATTTCCGTGCGGAGTCTTATTTGCAAGGCCACTGTCACCGTGCGTCGTCACCGATGGTTCTGACAGAAGGTTTGTGCGTGAGTTCCCTGGAGGGGTGTCGGTTCGGCGTGAAGAAAGATCCATGCGGTGAAAACGAGGAGATCAGATGAAACAAGGACTATGTCGAGCAGCGGTGATCCTGTGGGTGCTCTCGGTTGCAGCAGCCGGGTGGTTTTTCGTGAAGGGGTGGACGGCGAAAGGAAGTGATGGGCGGACCGAAATCCTCTTAGCGCCGGCTGAGCGGGATCAGATCCTCGCGGAGATGCGGCATCTTTTGAAAGCGGTAGACGGCATCATCAGGGGATTGGGAGAACCGAAACCTGATCTAAAAGCAATGGAAGCAGCAGCCCGAGGGGCTGGGATGAACATGGCCGCAGACGTGGAGCCGGCGATGATGGCCAAGCTGCCGCTCCCCTTTAAACAGCTGGGCATGTCGATCCACAAGGATATGGATGCGCTGGCCGATGCGATCGTGCAGAACGAGACACCTCAACAACTCTTGCAACGATTGTCAAGCATGACAGCCCGCTGCACGACCTGTCACGACATGTACAGATTCAGCGCGCACTAATGGCTGCTGGTATTCAGAAGTCGCCAATCAGTAATGGAAAGGAGATGAGAGCAGAGGCGAATCCATTTCCGATGTCGAGACTCCCATATAACTGAGAGCTCCTGTCATGGCCGGATGGCACGAAGCCGGAACGGCGGGAAATCCGCCACAACCGAGAGCAATGTCGCTCCGGTACGGTCATTACGGAGGTGTTTATGAAGTCCAGAGTTATCATACGTGCGGTTCTGACTGCAGCCATGCTGTTGCCGGTTGGTTTCGTGGCGATCGGGTCGGCACAGGATCTCGACCGTGACCGCGATCAACTCAAGACACAGCAACAACTCAAAGATCAGGACAAGCTGCAGACCAAAGATCAGCTCAGAGAAAAGGATCAGCTCAAGGAGCAGGAAAGAACACGGGAACGCGAACGGACCCGAGAGCAGACTCGCACGGAGCGTCCGGAAAAGCCTCAGCACGAGAGAGCGGAGCGGCCTGAGCGCGGTGGAGCAGCTCGTGGCCGGTGATAATGCGAATTCAGTGCGCTGTCAGTTGAGTGCTGAGTTGGCGACTCGACTCAGCACTCGGCATGGGAGGTGAACGATGGCACGAGTGGCGATTATCGGCGCATCAATCGGCGGGTTGCCGGCCGCCTATGAAGCCAGGGCGCTGTTGGACAAGAAACATACGGTAACTGTCATTTCAAACGTGAGCTCGTTCCACTTCGTACCCTCGAATCCATGGGTCGCGGTCGGCTGGCGTAGCCGCAAAGACATCAGTTTCGAGCTGGGCCCCGTGTTGGCTAAGAAAGGGATCGAATTCGTTCACGCCACGGCGGATCGAATCGAACCGGAACAAAGCCGCGTCGTCACGGCGAAAGGAGATGTGCTGTATGACTATCTCATCATCGCCACGGGGCCGAAGCTCAAGTTTTCCGCTGTGCCAGGCCTCGGTCCGAGCGGGTACACGCAATCGGTCTGCAACGTGGATCACGCTGAACAGGCCTGGGGTGCGTACCAGAGTTTCTTGAAGGACCCAGGTCCGATTGTGATCGGTGCCGTGCAAGGTGCCTCCTGTTTCGGTCCGGCTTACGAAATGGCCTTCATCCTGGATACCGACTTGAGGAAGAAGAAGCTTCGGAAAAAGGTGCCGATTTATTTTGTGACACCGGAACCGTATATTGGCCACATGGGCCTCGCCGGAGTCGGGAAATCACGTCGGCTGATGGAAGACGAATTCGCCGAGCATTCGATCAAGCCGCTCCACAACGCGGCGATCAAGGAAGTTCAGCCTGGGAAGATGCTGTTGGAAGATGGCCAGGAGATCCCCTTCCGTTACTCGATGATGATTCCACCATTTGCAGGAGTCGATGCTGTAGCGGGGACGCCGAGCTTGTGCAACCCCAAAGGCTTTGTCAATGTCGATGCATACCAGGCGAATCCTAAGTACCGGAACATCTATTCGGTTGGGGTCTGCGTTGCTATTCCACCGGTCGAACAGACGCCGGTGCCGACCGGCGCGCCCAAAACCGGGTACATGATCGAATCGATGGTGTCGGCGGCCGTTCACAATATCAAAGCGGATATTGAGAACAATCCGAAGAAAGAAACGGCCACGTGGAATGCCATCTGTCTGGCGGATATGGGAGATACCGGGATGGCCTTCGTGGCGCTGCCGCAAATGGCTCCACGCAACGTCACGTGGGCCAGGAAGGGCAAATGGGTACATCTTGCAAAAATCGCCCTCGAAAAGTATTTTCTCATGAAAATGAAAAAGGGCGTGAGTGAGCCGTTCTTCGAAAAGGCGATTCTCCACGGGATGGGGATCACCAAGCGTGAAAAGGCGCTCTAGGGAAAATTCAGATCTATGACCTCAACTCGACCGCTCCGTCTCGTCATTGTCGGCGGAGTCGCAGGCGGAGCAAGCGCCGCAGCCAGGGCGCGGCGACTTGATGAGTCGGCCCACATCGTATTATTCGAGCGTGGTTCCCATGCCAGCTTTGCCAACTGCGGCTTGCCTTACTACATGGGCGGGGAAATTGCAGATCGCAATGACCTCCTGGTGGCCGATCCAGAGACTCTCAAGGGCTCACTCGCGCTCGATGTTCGGACAAAGACCGAGGTGGTCGCGATTGATCGGGTAGCGAAGGAGGTCGAAGTGCACGAACTCACGACCGATAGAAGGTATCGTGAGCCGTTTGACTTCTTGATCCTTTCAACCGGGGCTGCTCCGCTTCGGCCCACCAACCTGCTGGCCAAGGTCGGGTTGAAACATCCACGTGTCGTGAGCCTCCGTAACCTGGAGGATGTGGACCAGCTCAAGGGGATTGTGGATGGTGGCGCTCAGAAAGCAATTGTCCTAGGGGGCGGGTTTATCGGAGTGGAAGTCGCCGAACAGCTTGCCCACCGAGGTGTGACCACGACGTTGGTCGAGAAGAATCCGCAAGTGTTACCCCCATTCGATGCAGAAATGGTCGTGCCGCTCGAACAGGCGTTGATCGAGCGGGGCGTTGCTCTGCATCTCAGTGACGCCGTGGTCGATCTGGAACCGGACGGCCACGATCAGGGTGTGCGAGCGATTCTGACCGACGGTCGGGTCCTGGAAGGCGATGTGGTCGTCCTGGCCATCGGGGTGCAGCCGGAAAACCTGTTGGCTCAAACTGCTGGTCTCAAAACCAACGATCGCGGTGCGGTGAAGGTCAACGAACATCTGCAAACCAATGACCCACACATTTATGCGGTCGGCGATGTCATCGAGGTGCCGGATCCAATATTGGGAGGATTGACTCATATTCCATTAGCCGGTCCTGCGAATCGCCAGGGCCGGTTGGCAGCAGATCACATCATCGCCAGGGTACAAGGAAGGGGCGACTCTGTCCCGCCTTACCGAGGGAGTCAGGGAAGCGCGATCGTGCGAGTCTTTGACTTGACCGCCGCCATCACCGGGAAGTCCGAGAAGGCACTCCAGCGGGCAGGCAAGGAGCGGCATCGCGACTACGAGGTGATCTATGTGCATCCCTATCACCATGCTCATTATTACCCTGGAGCGAAGCGGCTCACGATCAAACTGATTTTTGAAACGTCTTCAGGGCGAATCCTTGGCGCCCAAGGTGTGGGCGAAGAGGCGGTCGATAAGCGGATCGACGTGCTGGCCATGGCAATTCAAATGGGAGCCACGGTCTTCGATTTAGAGGAGGCCGAGCTGTGCTATTCCCCACAATACGGCAGTGCGAAGGATGCCATAAACCTCGCGGGATTCCAGGGGGCCAATGTGGTGCGCGGCGGCACAATACCGATCACTCCTGTTGAACTGCGGGCCGCATTGGAGACGGCCACCCCACCGCTGGTGGTCGACGTGCGCAGTCCCACTGAGTTCGGCGAGGACCATATTCCTGGTTCCATCAACATCCCGTTACCGGAATTGCGCACGAGAGTGGGCGAGCTGCCGACTGATCGGCCGGTCGTGACCTACTGCGCGGTCGGCCAGCGTGGATATTTTGCCGAGCGAGTGCTCCGGCAGGGAGGCATGACGGTTGTTCGTAACCTGACCGGAGGGTTTGTCAGCTGGCAGAGGCTCGTTTCTGAGTCTGTGTGAATCCTTTGCGTTGGGTCGGTCTCTCATGAGCAAGAAGCAGAGGAGGGAGCAACCATGAAACTCAATGAGCAGCTCCGATTAATCGCCGGCGTGTTCGTGCTTGTCGCCGTCGTCTTGGGTGCAACGGTTCATCCATACTGGAATTATTTCGCCGCCTTTGTGGCGGTAAATTTGATCCAATCGGCCTTTACGGGGTGGTGCCCCATGATGGCGTTGTTACGTAAGCTTGGGGTACAAGAATAGCCGTGTATTGCGGAGGACTATGACGGGTCAGGAGAAACCATGGCCATCCCGTTGAATCTCGAAGGTGCATTCGACAGCGAGGAGGCCCTACGGGGCATGATTGTGAGTCGAAAGGTCTGTTTTGATCACAATCCCTTCTACGTGAGAGATGGGTCAGGGCGGGTCGTCCAAATCGGGTTTCAACTGAACCTCTACTCAGCCTTTCAGGATCCTCGGCATCTGCCGTCAGGTGAAGACCTGGAGCTGCGCGAGTTAGTCGGGGAGCTGCGCCGCCTCTGTCGTGTGTTCTTTCAGTCATTGGACCTTTTGAAGCCCTGCGAACACCCCGAACCACCGATGCATCGGATCATGTATTCTCCGGAACGCCGGAATCGTGCCGAGATGTGCCTTCAGATCCCTATTTTCGATCGCGGACATTACGGTGCGACACCGGATCGCAAGATAGAAGAGCTGCTGGCGACGGCCGAATGTCTCCTTCGCCAATTGGGGGCCAGGCGCGGGGTATGG
The sequence above is drawn from the Nitrospira sp. genome and encodes:
- a CDS encoding carboxypeptidase regulatory-like domain-containing protein gives rise to the protein MKEARMNVTRITRLMTGLAIIALSGQAVAYQEITVSEGGTIMGTVSLQGQVPKPKGYNLTTLPDAFYCGRISDGQGWRILQPFNVGPKGEFREVVVYLEGVEKGKRFEEGSASQIEAKDCLFLPFTTVVRDDQSVTVVNMDPVMHDIQAYETSHLGARVLFNVPLPMNPQHPRNFKDRSDAAMYHKHMAGAPMKQLVNLSKNRRIFVMQCGFHAYMESWGVAVKNPYFAKVDEEGRFTITNVPPGTYKLVVWHPYVRTTNEQTVVVGKNETIEANITVQAPTGRLYANEVLEHDYIRYNVTEEAQKEIEPMIEKQER
- a CDS encoding formylglycine-generating enzyme family protein — encoded protein: MCVWCSWLHVTRAVFAIALCGVGWLIPVSAVADHESSKQPPLWTPLDEPERLATMDNPDGMVLVAAGEFIMGSDPHKDRAAGPQELPQHRIHLDAFWMDRYEVSNVEYLRFVLGTGAEWPMFWRESPFPEKNALHPVINVSWLEADAYCQWAGKRLPTEAEWEKAARGVDGRIFPWGNEPAGWMKSNIAHSGSKRGFKYPPLANINRYDKGASPYGVYQMAGNVSEWVSDWFDPAYYRHTQDRNPQGPKTGELKVFRGGSWNEDPEVARSAGRNAGLPDRRSYLTGFRCAKSGSGVTG
- a CDS encoding CopD family protein, whose protein sequence is MIFLSLVLAPLVRGRKAVPEFMALFRSAALRFRPIVWVAIAVLLITGPMLLSHRGISIMYPSSWAGIVTVKLTLVGVLLCLTLLHDLVFGPQVSRVSAIAESQRTTGERVIFKSARWLPRLSLLIALAVVVAAAMLARS
- a CDS encoding cytochrome c, producing MKQGLCRAAVILWVLSVAAAGWFFVKGWTAKGSDGRTEILLAPAERDQILAEMRHLLKAVDGIIRGLGEPKPDLKAMEAAARGAGMNMAADVEPAMMAKLPLPFKQLGMSIHKDMDALADAIVQNETPQQLLQRLSSMTARCTTCHDMYRFSAH
- a CDS encoding FAD-dependent oxidoreductase: MARVAIIGASIGGLPAAYEARALLDKKHTVTVISNVSSFHFVPSNPWVAVGWRSRKDISFELGPVLAKKGIEFVHATADRIEPEQSRVVTAKGDVLYDYLIIATGPKLKFSAVPGLGPSGYTQSVCNVDHAEQAWGAYQSFLKDPGPIVIGAVQGASCFGPAYEMAFILDTDLRKKKLRKKVPIYFVTPEPYIGHMGLAGVGKSRRLMEDEFAEHSIKPLHNAAIKEVQPGKMLLEDGQEIPFRYSMMIPPFAGVDAVAGTPSLCNPKGFVNVDAYQANPKYRNIYSVGVCVAIPPVEQTPVPTGAPKTGYMIESMVSAAVHNIKADIENNPKKETATWNAICLADMGDTGMAFVALPQMAPRNVTWARKGKWVHLAKIALEKYFLMKMKKGVSEPFFEKAILHGMGITKREKAL
- a CDS encoding FAD-dependent oxidoreductase, producing MTSTRPLRLVIVGGVAGGASAAARARRLDESAHIVLFERGSHASFANCGLPYYMGGEIADRNDLLVADPETLKGSLALDVRTKTEVVAIDRVAKEVEVHELTTDRRYREPFDFLILSTGAAPLRPTNLLAKVGLKHPRVVSLRNLEDVDQLKGIVDGGAQKAIVLGGGFIGVEVAEQLAHRGVTTTLVEKNPQVLPPFDAEMVVPLEQALIERGVALHLSDAVVDLEPDGHDQGVRAILTDGRVLEGDVVVLAIGVQPENLLAQTAGLKTNDRGAVKVNEHLQTNDPHIYAVGDVIEVPDPILGGLTHIPLAGPANRQGRLAADHIIARVQGRGDSVPPYRGSQGSAIVRVFDLTAAITGKSEKALQRAGKERHRDYEVIYVHPYHHAHYYPGAKRLTIKLIFETSSGRILGAQGVGEEAVDKRIDVLAMAIQMGATVFDLEEAELCYSPQYGSAKDAINLAGFQGANVVRGGTIPITPVELRAALETATPPLVVDVRSPTEFGEDHIPGSINIPLPELRTRVGELPTDRPVVTYCAVGQRGYFAERVLRQGGMTVVRNLTGGFVSWQRLVSESV
- a CDS encoding DUF2892 domain-containing protein, which translates into the protein MKLNEQLRLIAGVFVLVAVVLGATVHPYWNYFAAFVAVNLIQSAFTGWCPMMALLRKLGVQE